The sequence TTTATTCTAAGACCCCGTAAGCTACCGCTTACGGGGTTTTTTTATGGCTGGGGTTTCGTTAGGAGCAGGACTAAAGCATTGGTCAATGCAGACGGACAAATATTAGGCAGGACTGGGGGCTTGGCTGTAGCTGGATATCAGGTCTTGAAGGGGTGAAGAAGGGGAGATTCGCCTCTTTTCTTTGCTGGCAAGAGGCGAGCCTGAGAATGGAGTTAGTCGATATACTCAAATACTTGTACGATCTTCTGAGCCCCGTATGTATTAGAGATGGCGTTGACTGAGATGCGTGCTTCTTCTCGTGTCAGCAACCCCATCATATATATAATACCGTTCTCAGTAACAATTTTAATTCTGTTCGAGGGGACGCCCTCGCTGGCCAGTAGCTTACTTTTAGCTTTGGTGGTTATCCAGCTGTCATTGCTGCGGGCTGGTAGAGAGATGGGCCCGGCAATAGTGATTTCGTTATACACCCTGCGTGTCTTTTGCAGTTTTTTAACTGTTTTTCCGGCAGCCTGTTTAGCTGCATCGTTAGGCACTTGACCGGTCAGCAGCACGATGCCGTTATAGCTGGTGACGGTGGTGTGAGCTTCTTCTAAATCGGGGTGAGATTTTTTTATGTTAACCGTGGCTGTGG is a genomic window of Sinobacterium norvegicum containing:
- a CDS encoding BON domain-containing protein → MKHTVLSLSLAALLISSGCSSIIGASTDGQIEENSGTRSWGALIDDQSLETTATVNIKKSHPDLEEAHTTVTSYNGIVLLTGQVPNDAAKQAAGKTVKKLQKTRRVYNEITIAGPISLPARSNDSWITTKAKSKLLASEGVPSNRIKIVTENGIIYMMGLLTREEARISVNAISNTYGAQKIVQVFEYID